The genomic interval ATGTACCACTGTTTGAGATAATTGATGATGGCTCTTATCGAATAGCCCGTTACCTGAAAAGCATCTCGAAAACCGTTGCGATAATTAACAGGCAGCGACCTCGCTACTTTTTTGCCCAAAATCCCTCCGTGGTTCTTGCGCTGTTAGCCGTCAGCATAGGCCCGTTGCTTCGTTGCAAAGTGATCATTGACGCCCACAACGCCGGTATACATGGGCCGGAGCGCTCTAACCCCCTAGTGCGTAAACTGAATAGGTTTATCATCCGGAAAGCCAATGCAGTGATTGTCACCAACGCTGAATTGGCCAGTTACGCCAGTTCGTTAGGCGGCAACCCAATCGTCTTGCCTGACCCGTTACCCCTCTTCACTGAAGATAAGGGAACTGCGGTTGAGGACCGGACAAGCACCCTCAAAGCCCTCTGCATTACCTCTTGGAGCGACGATGAACCCCTTTTAGAGATTCTAGAAGCAGCAAAAAAGTTTGAGGATGAAATCGTTTTCTATTTCTCCGGAAATTTTAGAAAAACACCTCATTTGATTCCGAATAAACTGCCTGCCAACGTTAATCTACTTGGTTATGTTGACGAGGCGGAATTCCATCGTCATCTCTTTTCGGCGGACTTCTGTATCGACATGACGAAAAGATCAGACTGCATGGTCTGTGGGGCGTACGAAAGCATTTCGGCGGAAAAGCCCGTCATTCTCTCCGATACTCCCGTGCAGCGAAGCTATTTTTCAAAGGGTACAGTATTCAGCAAAAATTCATCAATGGAAATTGCTGACGCTATTAAGGTGATGAGGAATAATCTAGCCACTATGAAAATGGAAGCCGCCCAGCTAAAAAATGAAATTCTTAAACAAGAGAAAAATTCAAAGGTTTCGATTCTATTAAAAATTCAGCAGCTTTAGTCACTACAAGAACTCAGACCCTTCTCAGCTCCCTGTCTTTCAAACCTTTGCCCTCGCTGCGCGGCCGTTTAAATCTTCGTGACTTTTGTAAGACCTGCGACGACACTATGTGGTAACAACAAACAAACAGGGCGAAGTGAATCCATAGAAACGGATAATAAACGACCGATACGAATTGGCCAGCCATCACGAATCCAATTAATGATAAATTCAGGTAAGAAAATATAAATGTGAAAAAACTTCGCCCTACTTGTTCATTTAAACTATTTCGGATAGATCTGGTTTTTGATAAGGCATAGATAATCATAAATAAATACATGAAGAGGGCCGGGTACCCAAGATCAGCCCCAACCTGTATAAAAATATTATGGGGTAGTTCGGCGAAGTCATAGAGCATATCCTGATGATAGACCTTCTCGTAGTACGGAATGTAATTAAAATAGCCCACGCCTAAAGCCGGGTGTTCATTCATCATGTCTATCCCATGCTCCCAATAAAGAAGCCTCTGAATAGAAGTTCTATCATCACCGGCAACTTGAAACCGATCTTTCTGCTCTTGCGGCAAAATCATCCACAAGGCTGCCACAACCAGCGCACACGAAATTAGCACCCTTGGCTTAAAGATAGATCTAGCATTTAAGACAAGCAGTTGAACCAAAAGTGCCAACTGCGCCCCCCTTGAGCTCGCTCCCAGAACAACCATCATCGCCGTGAATGGCATCATCAAGAGAATAAAATATTTTAC from Marinobacter sp. LA51 carries:
- a CDS encoding O-antigen ligase family protein, producing the protein MIKKRREVDIQSFYRLHIGEMWRYFKAESLAFWAICAYFFLEYVRPQSIYPVLDVLPWTQLAVLGAFFGCFLDKSVKWVPSSLNFWMILFFTALLLSSAFAYWPSSSFERLENFYTWLIIYFLIINIVNTEKRFFIFLCIFFLATFKLSLSLSITWAKRGFAFTDWGLSGPPGFFQNSGELAIQMLVFWPLAWAFALYLKPHVTRVKYFILLMMPFTAMMVVLGASSRGAQLALLVQLLVLNARSIFKPRVLISCALVVAALWMILPQEQKDRFQVAGDDRTSIQRLLYWEHGIDMMNEHPALGVGYFNYIPYYEKVYHQDMLYDFAELPHNIFIQVGADLGYPALFMYLFMIIYALSKTRSIRNSLNEQVGRSFFTFIFSYLNLSLIGFVMAGQFVSVVYYPFLWIHFALFVCCYHIVSSQVLQKSRRFKRPRSEGKGLKDRELRRV